A window of Campylobacter concisus contains these coding sequences:
- a CDS encoding septum formation initiator — MSEILDEYGKEDGIFHKILKYIRPTLRYVMATICVAMFAFYVGNMMFGKRSLDVMLSLQSKKERLSEDVEILKKMNARLQKDYFELQGLEPDFNKK; from the coding sequence TTGAGCGAAATTTTAGACGAATATGGCAAAGAAGATGGCATATTTCATAAAATTTTAAAATACATCAGACCAACATTACGCTATGTTATGGCCACCATTTGTGTGGCTATGTTTGCTTTTTATGTAGGCAATATGATGTTTGGCAAACGCTCACTTGATGTTATGCTAAGCCTTCAAAGTAAAAAAGAGAGGCTTAGCGAAGACGTGGAAATTTTAAAAAAAATGAACGCGCGTCTGCAAAAAGATTATTTTGAATTACAAGGCCTTGAGCCAGACTTTAATAAAAAGTAG
- a CDS encoding molybdopterin-dependent oxidoreductase yields MQRREFLKRSAVLSTLTTSTMLADEDKDDYKPQANSLEPEFRVKDGKISFSDGHSVIFSMCHGCTTKCGIRLHVDDKNDRVLRCSGNPYHPLSNVHWANFDTSINDALLATTLSGEDEKRATVCARGAILPEMIDSPARILTPLKRVGKRGEGKWKSISFEQLVEEVVEGGDLFGEGHVDGLRAIYSDELIDSENPEYGTKRNQFLSFYLYDGRSDIVDRFVKKSFGTINHYSHGGICGGGFRVGGKIAHNAKGFAHTKPDYENSKFVIYWGTSPSNGGNPFQKQAKMLSYARGTRDDFSYAVVDPSVTNAVKYASSDKGRWIAIKPGTDSALAMAMIRWIIENEKYATNYLIQPNLDQAKLAGEIHWCNATHLVITEKGHKDYGKFALVNNEWQVCSQDGKVQSYKVNEPAKLYYKGKILIDGKKVEVKSSMQLLKESAYKHSLEEYSKICGVSVDDILWLCENFTKNGRQVSTNVHGGMMHTQAGMTTFAILCLNTLMGTYGYKGGNVNASAGTHEFLKGRYDLESFEGAYKPNGLNLSRSGKYYETSSEYKRKVAAGGSGYPSTQPWYPISMPLVNETLTSHKAGYPYKVKVFINYMTNVLYGQAGLEKAVLDVLKDSKNLPLFVGIDAFMNETNAYADYIVPDGVNLENWALPNSLWGTIAKTSVVRYPAVSPRQAKDKNGGVIDVEAFYIAVAKRLGVKGFGKNAFKDKDGNFMDLDVKEQYYAAALANLAFDGEGVKDISNEDKKLSKISRVMTKLDPYLKDEEKPKVAHILAKGGRYGSYESAYKGDKATIKVPAPTPASIYYEPLGGHRHSITGEFMPGVPSLMLPVASDGTPLEKFFPRSEWKYTVSSRKSNIQHFYTFVSPRLRAVHPSNFIRIAPDVANEQGIRSGDKVKVTTPYGAQVGEAFVTDGVASRVISIEHGFGHDEFGIRTHIVDGKPAFGIANLEKGVNHNKLGLLDPKRNGEFSLNDWLVGTCARQALPAKIRKIS; encoded by the coding sequence ATGCAAAGAAGAGAATTTTTAAAAAGATCAGCCGTGCTCTCAACACTAACCACGAGTACTATGCTGGCAGATGAAGATAAGGACGACTATAAACCGCAGGCAAACTCGCTAGAGCCTGAATTTCGAGTAAAGGACGGTAAAATTTCATTTAGTGATGGACATAGTGTTATTTTTTCGATGTGCCATGGCTGTACGACAAAGTGTGGCATAAGGCTTCACGTAGATGACAAAAACGACCGAGTTTTAAGATGTAGCGGCAACCCATACCACCCACTTTCAAATGTACACTGGGCAAATTTTGATACCTCGATAAACGACGCACTTCTTGCCACAACACTAAGCGGCGAAGATGAAAAGCGAGCCACAGTTTGTGCTAGAGGAGCGATATTGCCTGAGATGATAGACTCGCCTGCAAGGATACTAACACCACTAAAAAGAGTTGGCAAAAGGGGCGAGGGTAAGTGGAAGAGTATAAGCTTTGAGCAGCTAGTAGAAGAGGTAGTGGAGGGCGGAGATCTCTTTGGTGAGGGGCATGTTGATGGGCTAAGAGCAATATATAGCGACGAGCTAATCGATAGCGAAAATCCAGAGTACGGTACCAAACGCAATCAATTTTTAAGCTTTTATCTATATGACGGACGCTCAGACATAGTTGATCGCTTTGTCAAAAAGTCATTTGGCACTATCAATCACTACTCACACGGCGGAATTTGCGGTGGCGGCTTTAGGGTCGGTGGCAAGATCGCGCACAACGCAAAGGGCTTTGCGCACACAAAACCAGACTATGAAAACTCTAAATTTGTTATCTACTGGGGCACTTCGCCGTCAAATGGTGGCAACCCTTTCCAAAAACAGGCAAAAATGCTCTCTTACGCAAGAGGCACTAGAGATGACTTTAGCTACGCAGTGGTAGACCCAAGCGTTACAAATGCTGTAAAATACGCCTCTTCAGACAAAGGCCGCTGGATAGCGATAAAGCCAGGCACCGACTCAGCTCTAGCTATGGCGATGATACGCTGGATCATAGAAAATGAAAAATACGCCACAAACTACCTTATCCAGCCAAATTTAGACCAAGCAAAGCTAGCAGGCGAGATACACTGGTGCAACGCCACTCACCTAGTCATCACCGAAAAAGGTCACAAAGACTACGGCAAATTTGCACTTGTCAATAACGAGTGGCAGGTCTGCTCGCAAGATGGCAAGGTACAAAGCTACAAGGTAAATGAACCAGCCAAGCTCTACTACAAAGGTAAAATTTTAATAGATGGCAAAAAGGTCGAGGTAAAAAGCTCAATGCAGCTTTTAAAAGAATCAGCTTATAAACACAGCTTAGAGGAGTACTCAAAAATTTGCGGTGTGAGCGTAGATGATATTTTGTGGCTTTGTGAAAATTTCACCAAAAATGGCAGACAAGTGAGTACAAACGTGCATGGCGGCATGATGCATACACAAGCTGGTATGACTACTTTTGCGATACTTTGTCTAAACACACTAATGGGCACTTACGGCTATAAAGGCGGCAACGTCAATGCAAGTGCTGGCACGCACGAGTTTTTAAAGGGCAGATATGACCTTGAGAGCTTTGAGGGCGCTTATAAGCCAAATGGTCTAAATTTATCAAGATCAGGCAAATACTACGAAACAAGCTCTGAGTATAAGCGTAAAGTAGCAGCTGGTGGCAGCGGCTATCCATCAACTCAGCCATGGTATCCTATCTCTATGCCACTTGTAAACGAAACACTTACGAGCCACAAGGCTGGCTATCCATACAAAGTAAAAGTCTTCATAAACTACATGACAAACGTACTTTACGGACAAGCAGGACTTGAAAAAGCGGTTTTAGACGTACTAAAAGATAGTAAAAATTTGCCACTTTTTGTTGGTATAGATGCCTTTATGAACGAGACAAACGCCTATGCTGACTACATCGTGCCAGATGGGGTAAATTTAGAAAACTGGGCGCTTCCAAACTCTCTTTGGGGAACGATAGCTAAAACTTCAGTCGTGCGCTATCCAGCCGTTAGCCCAAGACAGGCAAAAGATAAAAACGGCGGAGTCATCGACGTTGAGGCATTTTATATAGCTGTGGCAAAGAGGCTTGGAGTAAAAGGCTTTGGCAAAAATGCCTTCAAAGACAAAGATGGAAATTTCATGGACCTTGACGTAAAAGAGCAGTACTACGCGGCTGCGCTAGCAAATTTAGCCTTTGATGGTGAGGGTGTAAAAGATATAAGCAACGAGGACAAAAAGCTTAGTAAGATATCAAGAGTGATGACAAAACTCGATCCTTATCTAAAAGACGAAGAGAAGCCAAAAGTAGCGCACATACTAGCAAAAGGCGGCAGATATGGTAGCTACGAGAGCGCATATAAGGGTGATAAAGCAACCATAAAAGTGCCAGCGCCTACGCCAGCTTCTATCTACTATGAACCACTTGGCGGACACAGGCACTCAATAACAGGCGAATTTATGCCAGGAGTGCCAAGTCTGATGCTACCAGTAGCAAGTGATGGCACACCGCTTGAGAAATTTTTCCCACGCTCTGAGTGGAAATACACAGTAAGCTCAAGAAAGTCAAATATCCAACACTTCTACACCTTTGTTAGCCCAAGGCTAAGAGCTGTTCATCCTAGCAACTTCATAAGGATAGCACCAGATGTTGCAAATGAGCAGGGCATTCGCTCAGGCGATAAGGTCAAAGTGACTACGCCTTATGGCGCACAAGTTGGCGAGGCATTTGTGACTGACGGCGTTGCTAGCAGGGTTATCAGCATAGAGCATGGATTTGGCCATGATGAGTTTGGTATAAGAACGCACATCGTCGATGGAAAGCCAGCTTTTGGGATCGCAAATTTAGAAAAAGGGGTCAATCATAATAAGCTTGGACTTCTTGATCCAAAAAGAAATGGCGAATTTAGTTTAAATGACTGGTTGGTTGGCACTTGCGCTAGACAAGCACTTCCTGCAAAGATAAGAAAGATCAGCTAG
- a CDS encoding glycerate kinase — translation MRILVAIDSLKGSLSSLEAGLAIKEGLEEIDCEVVVKPIADGGEGSVEAMADALGAKFIDTIVKNPLGTEILARYALKDDLAILEMSSASGLTLINPDERNPLKTSTFGFGQMIKDAISKGARKFIIGIGGSATNDAGTGMLSALGFKFYDKDGALLEGKGENLAKIYEFTDEEALKELKDCEFLIACDVDNPLYGMNGAAHVYAPQKGANGRMVKELDDGLKHFAALVKEKTNSKFHTQKGTGAAGGLGFAFVAFLGAKLRPGIEIITQTIALEDEIKKADLIITGEGRMDFQSSMGKTPTGVAKLAKKYHKPVVALAGCVQKCAKDCHKNGIDAYFCILNEPVSLEEAMRKDVAIRNLKMTAEQVIRLYMLNYKA, via the coding sequence ATGAGAATTTTAGTTGCGATTGATTCGTTAAAAGGCTCGCTTAGCTCACTTGAAGCGGGCCTTGCCATAAAAGAAGGGCTAGAAGAGATCGACTGCGAGGTCGTAGTAAAGCCCATCGCTGATGGCGGTGAAGGTAGTGTAGAGGCGATGGCTGATGCACTTGGTGCAAAATTTATAGATACAATAGTGAAAAATCCACTTGGTACTGAAATTTTGGCGAGATATGCACTTAAAGATGATCTTGCCATACTTGAGATGTCAAGCGCTTCAGGTCTTACACTAATAAATCCAGACGAGAGAAATCCACTAAAAACTAGCACATTTGGCTTTGGGCAAATGATAAAAGATGCCATCAGCAAAGGTGCTAGAAAATTTATCATTGGTATCGGCGGAAGTGCGACAAATGATGCTGGTACAGGCATGCTTAGCGCACTTGGCTTTAAATTTTATGATAAAGATGGTGCTTTACTTGAAGGAAAAGGCGAGAATTTAGCCAAAATTTATGAGTTTACAGATGAAGAGGCACTAAAAGAGCTAAAGGATTGCGAGTTTTTAATCGCCTGCGATGTAGACAATCCTCTTTATGGCATGAATGGAGCAGCCCATGTTTATGCTCCTCAAAAGGGTGCAAATGGCCGCATGGTAAAAGAGCTTGATGATGGGCTAAAACACTTTGCAGCTCTTGTAAAAGAAAAGACTAATAGCAAATTTCATACACAAAAAGGTACTGGCGCAGCTGGCGGACTTGGCTTTGCCTTTGTGGCATTTTTAGGAGCAAAACTTCGCCCAGGTATTGAGATCATTACGCAGACTATCGCGCTTGAGGATGAGATCAAAAAGGCTGATCTAATCATCACTGGCGAAGGCCGTATGGACTTTCAAAGCTCAATGGGAAAGACTCCGACTGGGGTTGCAAAACTAGCCAAAAAGTATCATAAGCCAGTGGTTGCACTTGCTGGATGCGTACAAAAATGTGCCAAAGATTGCCACAAAAATGGGATTGATGCCTATTTTTGTATATTAAATGAACCAGTGAGTCTTGAAGAAGCGATGAGAAAAGATGTCGCGATTAGAAATTTAAAGATGACAGCAGAGCAAGTCATTCGCCTTTATATGCTAAACTACAAAGCATAA
- a CDS encoding 4Fe-4S dicluster domain-containing protein, protein MQQTLNSRRSFIAAAGLFFATTALKAAPKDFSGSGVRYGMAIDLTRCVGCQSCTMSCMMENDVQPGAFRTIVSEYEAKDKSGKMAVIASLPRLCNHCNNPACIDVCPTGASCQRSNGIVKIDTKECIGCALCVEACPYHARYLSLHTYKADKCTFCDHRLRAGLLPACVESCVGGSRIIGDLNDPNSNIRKFLATHETMVIDSPKNTNPQVFYHGVSEILAKNDKKLELENGYQKVISWSEEIAQ, encoded by the coding sequence ATGCAACAGACCTTAAATTCTCGTCGCAGCTTCATTGCAGCTGCAGGATTATTTTTCGCTACGACCGCACTAAAGGCAGCACCAAAAGACTTTAGTGGTAGTGGCGTTCGCTACGGCATGGCGATAGACCTTACAAGATGTGTTGGCTGTCAGTCATGCACTATGAGCTGTATGATGGAAAATGACGTTCAGCCAGGTGCTTTTAGAACCATTGTCTCCGAGTATGAAGCAAAGGATAAAAGCGGCAAAATGGCAGTCATAGCATCACTCCCAAGACTTTGCAACCACTGCAACAATCCAGCCTGTATCGATGTTTGTCCAACTGGTGCTAGCTGCCAAAGAAGCAACGGTATCGTTAAGATCGACACAAAAGAGTGTATAGGCTGTGCGCTTTGTGTGGAGGCCTGTCCATATCACGCAAGATATCTTAGTCTGCATACCTATAAAGCTGATAAATGCACATTTTGCGACCACAGACTAAGAGCAGGACTCTTGCCAGCGTGTGTAGAGAGCTGTGTGGGCGGTAGCCGTATAATAGGCGATCTTAACGATCCTAACTCAAATATCAGAAAATTTCTAGCCACACATGAGACTATGGTCATCGATAGTCCTAAAAATACAAATCCACAGGTGTTTTACCATGGAGTCAGCGAAATTTTGGCTAAAAATGATAAGAAACTCGAGCTTGAAAACGGATATCAAAAGGTTATCAGCTGGAGCGAAGAGATAGCACAGTAA
- a CDS encoding GntP family permease — MSGISLIVCFIVAIILMIVMISKLKVHPFLALMSISLVLAIVAGIDLSKIPAMIGVGFSGTFKSIGIVIIFGTIIGTVLEKTGAALKLADMVVKLVGQKRPELAMLIMGWVVGIPVFCDSGFVVLNSIREALYKKISASPVAMSVALSGGLYASHVFIPPTPGPIAAAGTLGLGGNLLLVIIMGTVVSVPVLIAVYFFSKSVGKSVTISDKDADATITATYEELLKKFGTLPSGFLSLAPIIMPIIFMAIGSIVDVLAKQGMLDKASFLPKVLLFLGNPIIALAIGVIFCVFLLAESKKIRDFDHITNESLKIAGPILFITAAGGVLGNVITEAGFVNFIKENASTIKAIGIFFPFIISAVLKTAQGSSTVAIITTASIMGAFSADNSLMQTLGFTTEISAALCVMAIASGAMCVSHANDSYFWVVTNFSKMTADQGYRTQTAMTFIMGIVGMISVYILSLVVL; from the coding sequence ATGAGCGGAATCTCACTAATTGTCTGTTTTATTGTAGCCATCATACTTATGATCGTTATGATCTCTAAGCTAAAAGTGCATCCATTCTTGGCACTTATGAGCATTTCTTTGGTTCTTGCGATCGTCGCAGGCATTGATCTGTCCAAGATCCCAGCGATGATAGGTGTCGGCTTTAGTGGCACATTTAAGAGTATCGGTATCGTTATTATCTTTGGAACGATCATCGGCACTGTGCTTGAAAAAACGGGAGCTGCTTTAAAGCTAGCTGATATGGTCGTAAAGCTAGTTGGACAAAAGCGTCCAGAGCTTGCTATGCTTATCATGGGCTGGGTTGTTGGCATTCCGGTATTTTGTGATAGCGGATTTGTCGTTTTAAACTCCATTCGCGAGGCACTTTATAAGAAAATTTCAGCAAGCCCAGTCGCGATGTCAGTCGCACTTAGTGGCGGCCTATACGCTTCTCACGTCTTCATCCCGCCAACTCCTGGTCCAATAGCAGCTGCAGGAACACTTGGTCTTGGCGGAAATTTACTTCTTGTCATCATCATGGGAACAGTCGTTTCAGTGCCTGTGTTGATAGCTGTTTATTTCTTTTCAAAGAGTGTTGGCAAAAGTGTGACTATCAGCGACAAAGATGCTGACGCTACCATCACAGCTACCTACGAAGAGCTTTTAAAGAAATTTGGCACACTACCTAGCGGATTTTTGAGCCTTGCTCCTATTATCATGCCTATTATTTTTATGGCAATTGGTTCGATCGTTGATGTACTAGCAAAACAAGGCATGCTTGATAAGGCTTCTTTTTTACCAAAAGTACTTTTATTTTTAGGCAACCCTATCATCGCTCTTGCTATTGGCGTGATCTTTTGTGTATTTTTACTGGCTGAGTCTAAAAAGATAAGAGATTTTGACCATATCACAAATGAGTCTTTAAAGATCGCTGGTCCGATACTCTTTATCACAGCAGCTGGCGGTGTTTTGGGTAACGTTATTACCGAGGCTGGATTTGTAAATTTCATAAAAGAAAATGCCTCTACTATAAAAGCGATAGGAATTTTCTTCCCATTCATCATCTCGGCTGTGCTAAAAACCGCTCAAGGAAGCTCAACTGTAGCTATCATCACGACAGCATCTATCATGGGTGCATTTAGTGCCGACAACTCACTCATGCAAACACTTGGCTTTACGACTGAAATTTCAGCCGCTCTTTGTGTCATGGCGATAGCATCTGGTGCGATGTGTGTATCTCACGCCAACGACAGCTACTTCTGGGTTGTGACAAACTTTAGCAAGATGACCGCCGATCAAGGATATCGCACACAAACGGCTATGACGTTTATAATGGGTATCGTTGGTATGATTAGTGTTTATATATTATCTTTGGTGGTTTTATGA
- a CDS encoding tyrosine-type recombinase/integrase — translation MKYPLDCKDNFENSFIFWLTRYVKFKLSSLSNKELRDPKALASVNYALSREVKNIDQLDGLVKSARNAGLTGINTYFNPLKKIYETMKFYELSSLKQIDEELLSEILASTTGGLSDASKKNYRISVINFFAFLDKQNEEDGKAHVFDINLKNWGGVSGNKGQKLPEFMGEDEVKKFLDAIEESDFKQNSNRNKLIIKTIIFTGIRVSEALNLKRKDITEDGDLFIIRIRGKGNKYRIVMIKRHLIEAHLNAIAINYINKEGYLFINKKGTRLTQAYVSRIVEQILFKAGIRKEKNGAHMLRHTFATMLYKKQKDLVLVQEALGHASLNTSRIYTHFDSDKLKLAAKVAEDLAN, via the coding sequence TTGAAATATCCACTTGATTGTAAAGATAATTTTGAAAACTCATTTATATTTTGGCTTACTCGCTATGTCAAATTTAAACTTAGCTCACTTTCGAATAAAGAGCTTCGAGACCCAAAGGCGCTTGCAAGTGTGAATTACGCTCTAAGCCGAGAGGTAAAGAATATTGATCAGCTTGATGGCTTGGTAAAAAGCGCAAGAAACGCAGGGCTTACTGGCATAAATACCTACTTTAATCCACTTAAAAAAATATATGAAACGATGAAATTTTACGAGCTTAGCAGCCTAAAGCAGATTGATGAAGAGCTGCTAAGCGAAATACTAGCTAGCACAACCGGTGGACTAAGCGATGCTAGCAAGAAAAATTACCGCATCTCAGTAATAAATTTCTTTGCATTTTTAGACAAACAAAACGAAGAAGATGGCAAAGCTCATGTTTTTGATATAAATTTAAAAAACTGGGGCGGAGTGAGTGGCAATAAAGGGCAAAAGCTGCCTGAGTTTATGGGTGAAGATGAGGTCAAAAAATTTCTAGATGCGATCGAGGAGAGCGACTTTAAGCAAAACTCAAATCGCAATAAGCTCATAATAAAAACGATAATTTTTACTGGCATTCGTGTGAGTGAGGCTCTAAATTTAAAGCGAAAGGATATCACTGAAGATGGCGATCTTTTTATCATTAGGATCCGAGGCAAAGGTAACAAATACCGTATCGTTATGATAAAACGTCACCTAATAGAAGCTCATCTAAATGCGATCGCAATAAATTATATCAACAAAGAAGGCTATCTTTTCATCAATAAAAAAGGCACCAGGCTTACGCAGGCTTATGTTAGCCGCATAGTTGAGCAAATTTTATTTAAAGCTGGCATCAGAAAAGAGAAAAATGGTGCCCACATGCTGCGCCATACCTTTGCAACGATGCTTTACAAAAAGCAAAAAGACCTTGTTTTGGTGCAAGAAGCTCTTGGGCATGCTAGCTTAAATACCTCAAGAATTTACACTCACTTTGATAGCGACAAACTAAAACTTGCTGCAAAGGTAGCTGAGGATCTAGCAAACTAG
- a CDS encoding AMIN domain-containing protein has translation MKKFWLVLSIFAASVFARENPFMPISELNTSVMTTNIIEKFDRFDSLSFKFPSDAALLLDVTIRYRANDGTIKEKRLADINKTIDYSDEFALNKVKNPEPVVAKKLDVSVTMANMPSQKVSTPVIIEKNETKISNKDRNKTSDMPTPNVVVIDLSTDKTKETTIKPEQKVVEIKIEPNAKPVENTKNEKLVKFLNFISFLASEKELKIVTKAKNLKYFSYEKNKIVLDFAKPPRSFKTKSLKLENEYFKNVVIGWHDRYFRVVLELDKMRKYKLEAAENGYLLKLL, from the coding sequence ATGAAAAAATTTTGGTTAGTTTTATCTATATTTGCAGCAAGTGTGTTTGCTAGAGAGAACCCATTTATGCCTATTAGCGAGCTAAATACAAGTGTCATGACAACAAACATCATAGAAAAATTTGATAGATTTGATTCTCTTTCGTTTAAATTTCCAAGCGATGCGGCACTTTTACTAGATGTCACCATAAGATATAGAGCAAATGATGGCACTATAAAGGAAAAAAGACTAGCCGATATAAATAAAACTATCGATTACAGCGATGAATTTGCTTTAAATAAGGTAAAAAATCCAGAACCAGTCGTGGCAAAAAAGCTAGATGTTTCAGTCACAATGGCAAATATGCCTAGTCAAAAAGTAAGCACTCCTGTGATAATAGAAAAAAATGAAACTAAAATTTCAAATAAAGATAGAAATAAAACTTCAGATATGCCAACTCCAAATGTTGTAGTAATCGATCTTAGCACAGACAAAACAAAAGAAACTACCATAAAGCCTGAACAAAAGGTGGTCGAGATAAAGATCGAGCCTAATGCAAAACCAGTTGAAAATACTAAAAATGAAAAGCTGGTTAAATTTTTAAACTTTATAAGCTTTTTAGCTAGCGAAAAAGAGCTAAAAATTGTCACAAAAGCTAAAAATTTAAAGTATTTTTCTTATGAGAAAAACAAGATTGTTCTTGATTTTGCAAAGCCTCCAAGAAGCTTTAAAACTAAGAGCTTAAAACTTGAAAATGAATATTTTAAAAATGTGGTCATAGGCTGGCATGATAGATATTTTAGAGTGGTTTTAGAGCTTGATAAAATGCGTAAATATAAGCTTGAAGCCGCTGAAAATGGATATTTGCTTAAGCTTTTATAG